The Blautia luti nucleotide sequence CTGCTGACGGCAGAACAATGGTAAAGATGGTACGAAGTTTCCCTGCTCCCAGTCCGAAACTTGCTTCACGGTAAGAATCCGGAACAGATTTCAGTGCTTCTTCTGCTGTACGCATGATCAACGGCAGAATCATAATCACCAGTGTAAACGCACCGGATAAAAGTGACAGACCCCAATGCAGTGCTGTTACGAAAAACAGCATACCGAAAAGACCATATACAATAGAAGGAATTCCTGAAAGTGTTTCTGCTGTAATACGGATCACATTTACAAGCTTACTTCCTTTTTTCGCATATTCTACCAGATAGATCGCTGCAAAAATTCCCAGAGGTGCTGCGATCACAAGAGATACTACTGTCAGGATAAAGGTATTGATCAGTGATGGAAGCAGTGAAAGGTTATCTGAATTATACGTTAAACTGAACAAGTCAGTGGACAGATACGGCACACCTTTGACCAGAATATATCCAATCAAAAAGAACAGCAATGCGAATGTCAGGACTGCCCCCAGCAGGGTAAGCAGTGCAAGGATTCCTGATCCCGGATGCTTCATGTATGCCTTCATCTGGTCTGAAAAAGAAGACTCATTCTGCTTTTTTTCTTTTGACAAATCAATTGCCGCTGCTGTCTCAATTTGCATGTTCTGCCCTCCTGTTCAGTAAAGAAAGACTCAGGTTAATGATAAGGATAAAGATAAATAACACCACTGCTGTTGCGATCAGGGCTTCTCTGTGAAGACCTGTTGCATATCCCATCTCAGTAACAATGTTTGCAGTCATGGTACGGACACCTTTCAGGATTCCCTGAGGCATTCTCGGCTGGTTTCCTGCTACCATAACAACCGCCATTGTTTCTCCGATGGCACGTCCGATTCCAAGAACAACTGCTGCCAGAATACCGGATTTTGCTGCCGGAAGCATAACACAGAAAATGCTTCTCTCTTTGGTTGCTCCCAGTGCAAGAGAACCTTCATAATAGCTCTCCGGTACGCTGCGGATGGCAGATTCTGTAACTCCGATGATGGTCGGAAGGATCATCATTCCAAGTAAAACACAGGCTGCCAGCATACTTGTCCCGGTTCCTCCAAAGGTTTGTCTGATCAGCGGAACGATAAGAACCAGTCCAAAGAAACCATATACAATAGACGGTACGCCTGCCATCAGTTCAATTCCTGATTTCAATGGTCTGTAAATTTTTTTCGGGCAGTAGCGCGCCATAAAAATGGAAGTAAATAACGCGATGGGCACACCCAAAAGAATGGCACCTGCAGTTACGTAAATACTTGCTACGATCATTGGAAGGATTCCAAAAATATCGTTTGACGGCTTCCACTTTGTTCCCAGCAGGAACTTCAGCGGACCGATTTTCCCGATAGCCGGGATTCCATTAGCAAACAGAAATGCACAGATCAGAAATACTGCCAGCACTGAAGTACAGGCTGCGATCAGAAATACACATTTCATGGCTTTTTCTTTAAAGTGGTTCATTCATTACACCTTTCTTTCCTTGTATCAAAAATCATAATCTGTCACTTTTACAGTGATTCTGAAAATATGATTTTCAACATGCAAACAGCCCGCCTGCTGTACTATTTCATTCACAGGCGAACTGCTCTGAAACTCAATCTGTTGCATTATTTAGCAAGGTCTTCCCATGTAGTAGTCTCGCCTGTGTATACAGCTTTTACCTGATCGCTTGTAAGTTCATCAACATCATTGTCTTTGTTTACGATAACTGCGATACCATCTCTTGCGATAACTGTAGCTGTAAGACCAAGGTCTTTCTCTTCATCCTTCAGGTCACGGGATGCCATACCGATATCTGCTGTTCCTTCTGCTGCCATGTTTACACCTGTTGTGGAATCACTCTGCTGAACTTCTACAGTTACGTCTTTGTTTACTGCTTCATAGCCTTCTGCAAGTTTCTCCATAACCGGTGTTACTGAAGAAGAACCTGCAACTACTACTTTACCGGAAACTCCGTCTGCTGCTTCATAAGCCTTAGCATCTGCTGCTTCTTTGATATAACCGTTGTCCTCTACGATCTTCTGTCCGTCAGAGCTCATAATGTAGTTTACGAAATCCTTTGCTGCATCGCTTTCTTTATCAGATGTAAGGATGTTGAATGGACGTGCGATCTTGTAAGAATCATTGGAAACATTATCTACAGTAGCTTCTACGCCATCAATCTTAACTGCCTTTACTGTATCATCCAGAGAACCAAGTGAGATATAACCGATTGCATTTTCATCACCTGCAACAGTTGTCATCATAACAGATGTGCTGTTTGTTACACTTGCTTCATCTGTAGTCATATCTACTTTCTCACCGTCTTTTTCTTCTTCGATTCCAAACAGTTCTACGAATGCTCCACGTGTACCGGAACCATCCTCACGGGATACAACTGTGATGTCTCCGCTTGCTGCACTTACGATTGTTGTGAAAGCTGTTGCTCCGATAACTGCTGCTGTAAGGATTGTTGCGATTTTTTTCTTCATGATAATTTTCTCCTCTTCCCATGAGCCATGTTTTTAATATAAAGTGAAAGGCTCATTTCCTTTTTAATACTTTTATGTTTTATAACTTGTTACCTCATTTACAAGTGCTATTATAGAAATCCAAAGTTAAATGTAAAACCACGCTAAAGTAAAATCTTTGTAAATTGAAAATTTTTGTGAAGGTTGTAAAAACAGGCGTCAGGTGCTATCATAAACTATATCTTCAAGTCCCCACCCACTGCTTATTGCTCTTCGCAAGTCAAGCAGGGGACTTACTTGATTCGGTTAAAATTTATACACAGGAGGATTTTATATATGGAAAACTTAAGATGTGAAAAAGCAGTAGAAAAGAAACATAACGGCTATAACTGTGCACAGGCTGTGGCCTGTTCTTTCTGTAAAGAGGCATCTATGGATGAGGATACACTCAAAAAGATCACACAGGGATTCGGTGCAGGTCTTGGCACTATGGCCGGTACATGCGGAGCAATCTCCGGTGCTGCAGTTGTAGCAGGACTTATTAACCAGGACAAAGCAGGAACCTCTCAGACTGTCCGCTCTGTCATGAATCAGTTTAAACAGCAGAACGGAACTGTAATATGTAAAGACTTAAAGGGCGTGGAGACCGGAAAGGTAATCCGCTCCTGTGATGACTGTGTCAGAGATGCGGTGAAATTCCTGGAAGACGCATTAAAATCAGAAAATTGATTTCAGGCAGATATTTACAATACATAAATCCCAACGCAAAAGAGGCTATATACCCATAACGTGCATAGCCTCTCTCAATTTTAAATTTCCCAGTTCCCTATTAACTTTATATCAGTAATTTTCTTTTACTACCTGTTCACAGTCATCTGCTGGGACTGTTTTTTCTTTTGTATATGGATATATTAACATGAAAATCTAGGCCTTACAATTCTTCCATAACATTCTCTTGCAAAATCGCCCTTTCCAATTTATGATATATCTATCTGGAACGATAATGGAAGTAATTACCTGTAAATAGTTACGATAAATCTATACGAGGAGAATGTCTATGAAAGTTTTAGTTTACCGCAAATGCAGTACCTGCATGAAAGCTCTGAAATGGCTGGATGAACACAATATCAGTTATGAAGAACGGGCTATTAAAGAAGAAAATCCTACCTATGAAGAATTAAAAGAATGGTACACCAAAAGTGGTCTTCCACTGAAGAAATTCTTTAATACAAGTGGGATGCTCTATAAGGAAATGGGATTGAAAGATAAGTTAAAAGATATGTCTGAAGATGAACAGCTGAAGCTTCTTGCCACAGACGGAATGCTGGTGAAACGACCGCTGGTGATCGGGGATGACTTTGTACTTACCGGATTTAAAGAAAAAGAATGGATTGAGGCTATGCACGTATAATGTGTATAGCCCAACACCAAGTTTATCTACAATCTGATGGCGGGAAATCCCGCCATTTTTTATCTCTGTTCTGTTTCGTATAACTTTTTGATTTTTTCCGCTACCTGCTGCAGTTTCTGAGCACGATGACCGAAGATTCTCAATGCCAGATCTCCGGTTGTGAGACGGGTAACTCCGCCATCTATTTCTGAATCTTCGTCAAGAATCTGCCAGATTTTTTCCTGAAGTTCCAGATTGATTGTTGAATCTGCCGTTTTAACAGTTCCGGATTCCTGACTGCAGTTTTCACCATCTCTGCTGCAGATTTTAGAGAGAAACAGGTTTGCCATATGTGTGTAGCCCTCGTACATTCCGATTCCTTCCATGGGCATTTTGTCCGGTTCGTAGCGGGTGTTGTCGCGATAGATGAGTTTGTCCCCTCTGTACAGCAGGACTTTTGAGGAGAATCTGCGGTACTGAAAGCGTTCATCGTGTGCATTTCGGCCGCAGGAGATAATCTCCAGCAGGAATAAACGAGAGGTTTCGTCTTCCAGATGGATAGTCATCTTGCTGTCAAAGGCTGACTGTGCAAAAGGAATAACCGGCTGGGGATAGTAGTATAATGTAGCGTTTTGGTCTACCTGTACTTCAATAGTTCGGGCGGCTGAGCCTTCGTCCATTTTGTGGATTTTCTCAAAGGACTGGGACAGGACTTCCAGATCTGCACCTTCCTTTACATGGTAGGAAAATTCCTGGGAATCACCTGCCATAATTCCGGCGGAAGCACAGAGAGGCATTATCTGGATCCCACCGTTTTCTTTTTCGAAGGGCATCATAATCTTGTATGGTGCTGTGAAAGACAGATCTTCGAGAATGGTCTTGCCGTCTTTTAAGGCTGCGCAGGCGCTGATACGGGATATCTTTCCGAATTTGTTATCCATAGGCATTTTCCTTTACATTCCTTCTAGGAGTACGTTTTTCTTGATCCACTCTACCACTTTATCTACATTCTCATCTCCGCGGATATTTGTAAACTGGAATGGTCTGTCACCACGCATTTTTCTGGAGTCTCTTTCCATTACTTCCAGACTTGCACCTACATATGGAGCCAGGTCTATCTTATTAATTACAAGAAGATCAGAACGTGTGATTCCAGGACCGCCTTTACGCGGAATCTTATCTCCTTCTGCTACATCAATGACGAAGATAGTTGCATCTACCAGCTCCGGACTGAATGTTGCAGACAGGTTATCTCCGCCGCTTTCGATGAAAAGAAGTTCAATATCAGGGAAGCGTTCCATCATCTCATCTACTGCTTCCAGATTCATGGAAGCATCTTCACGGATGGCTGTGTGAGGGCATCCGCCTGTCTCTACACCAATAATTCTTTCTACAGGAAGAACGCTGTTCTTTGCAAGGAACTGGGCATCTTCTTTTGTGTAGATATCATTTGTGATGACACCAATACTGTAATCCTTTGCCATCTTTCTTGACAGTGCTTCAATAAGTGCTGTTTTTCCGGAACCTACCGGTCCGGCAACTCCGATTTTTACGTATGACATACCGATTTCCTCTTTTCTTTCTTACGACATATATAATCTGGAATACAGCTTCTCGTGCTGGATTCCTCTGATATCAAATCCAGGTGCAGAGAGACATAAGTCCTCCTCGCTTCTGTTCATGATATCCTTTAATATCTCATCAAACTCACCATAACATCCGCTCAGAAGCTGCTGCCCGGATGTCTGGCTGAGTGGAATTGTTTTTACGCAGTTGGTGACGATTGCAGATGTCTGTGCGTATAGATAATGCGTCAGCGCTTCTTCCAGAGAAATCTGCATTTCCGCACAAAAAACTCCGTAAATACAGCAATGATTTACTGCTTTTCCCTTTCTCGCATCCAGATATTCTCTGAAAATCCCTGTTTCACTGATGGAAAGCCCTAGCTTTTCAATGGTTTTTGCGAAACGGGAACCCATTTTTCTGGCGGCTTCTCTCTGTTCCATAGGAATTCTGGATGCTTCCAGAAGTTCTTCCAGGTACAGAAGTTCCTGCAGGTCTTTTTTCTCTGCGGCTTCGTATGCAAGTCTGGCTGCCAGAAGTTCTGTATATGCAAGGTTCCATTTGATTTTGTGAGTAATATACTCTCTGGCTGTGTCTGCATCGTGGACAATTCCACGCTGAATATAAGTTTCAAGTCCCTGGGAATGGGAATATCCTCCGATGGGAAACAGCGCATCATTTACCTGTAAAAGATAGAACTGTTTTTCTGACATGAAGAACCTCCATAATTAACATTGATTGTCTTAAATATTCAAATTTCAGTAAATACATTATCTGCCTTACAGTTTACTCATAACATTCCTTATAGTCATATTTAATGATGATGATTATGAATACTTGCAGAAATTCTCTTGTCAAAGTCCAGCTTCAGCACTTCTTTCTCCGCCTGAACTCCATGGATTTTCTGAAGCATGACAAGCATGGGCTCGTTATAGATCGTGATAAACGAATCATTCTCTCCCCAGAAAAGCGGTGCGTGTCTGTTGCCGATTTCGTAGCAGACCTTTGCAGACATTTTCTCATGTCCGGGAGTCAGAGAAACACGGATAACTTCGCATGGCGGTGTATTTACCACTACAAGCTTCTCATTATCTGCGTAGATCACATCATCCTGATACAGACCTCTGGCGAGAATGGAATCGTCCATGCGGATTCCCACTTCTGTTCCTTTGTCTGTTGTTTTTTTATGTATTTTCTTGAATGCTTCGTGCCATTCAATATCTACATATTCTATTGTTTTTCCTGTAGTATCAAAGTCATGAAGCTTTCCTAAAACCTGTTCACACAGCATTATTTTTGACCTCCTGAATCCGATAAAAATTTCTTATCAGATTTATTTCTTACCAAATCTGAAGTAACATCATAACTCCAGGAACCCATGCAGTTACGATTCCTTCAAATACCTGAAGATATGGAACGAATTTTCCCAGTTTCTTTCCGCAGATGTCTTCTACAAAAGCAGTTCCCCAGAGAATTGCCCACAGATACCAGATTGCTGCCCAACGCAGATCCGGTGTGATTCCCAGTGCAGTGCTTCCTGTAAATCCCTCGATTGTACCGAAAATCACTGCATTGATGGCTACAAAAGTAGAAAACCATGCAAATGGAATCGGGCTTGCTTTCAGGAATTTACTCAGAGCTACGAAAAGATAGGTAAAGCAGAACAGTAATCCTGTTCCTGCTGCATAATAATTGCCCTGCACCAGATTGACAAAGTTAATAAATAAAGAAAGACCACCTGTAAAGATGTTCATAATGGCGGTTGATTTTCCGTCTACATTGTATAAAGAACACATACCGTTGTTGATCAGTACGATTCCTACGAATAAAAGACAAACTCCTAACATAATATTCTCTCCTGCTTTTTCAGTATATTTTTCTGTTAAATCTGACAGGACTGTCATTATATTGTTTGGTAAGTTCTTATAAAAGTTCTCACAAAACTCCATAAATAACAGTCCTGCGAATATCATTTTTATGATCAGATAACCAGAATGTAATGGTTTAAAGTTGTTTAGAACAGACTGTAAAGCTGTGTCAGTGGAAGCTTCTCTGCCGGTTTGGAAGTGATCTCTTCGCCGTCAACAGTAACCTTATATGTCTCCGGATCTACTGTCAGTTCCGGTGTTCTGTCGTTAAATACCATATCTTTTTTGCTGATATTTCTGCATCCCTTTACAGGTACTACAGTTTTCTCAAGACCGTATTTCTCTTTTACATTCTCATCCATGGCAGCCTGGGATACAAAGGTCAGGCAGGCTTCGTTCTTAGCTTTTCCATGAGCTGCAAACATTGGCTGATAGAGAACCGGCTGTGTAGTCGGAATGGATGCATTTGCATCGCCCATCTTAGATGCAATGATCATACCGCCTTTGATGATAATATCCGGTTTTGCACCAAAGAATACAGGATTCCAGAGAACGAGGTCTGCGAATTTACCTTCTTCCACAGAGCCCACATACTGGGAAATACCGTGTGTGATTGCCGGGTTGATGGTATATTTGGAGATATAACGTTTTACACGGAAGTTGTCATTGTCATGTTCTGCATCTTCCGGAAGTGCACCTCTCTCATCTTTCATCTTACTTGCTGTCTGCCAGGTACGTGTAATAACCTCACCTACACGTCCCATAGCCTGAGAGTCAGAGCTCATCATACTGAAGATACCCATATCATGAAGAACATCCTCTGCTGCGATTGTCTCAGGACGGATTCGGGAATCTGCAAATGCAACATCTTCCGGGATTCTCTTGTCAAGATGATGGCAGACCATAAGCATATCCAGATGCTCATCCAAAGTGTTTACTGTATATGGCATTGTTGGGTTTGTGGAGGATGGCAGTACGTTCGGAGCTGCTGCTGCGCGGATGATATCTGGTGCATGTCCACCGCCTGCACCCTCTGTATGATAAGTGTGGATGGTTCTGCCGCCGATGGCTGCAAGTGTATCTTCCACACATCCACCTTCATTTAATGTGTCTGTATGGATGGCAACCTGTACATCATATTCATCTGCCACATTCAGACAGTGATTGATAACTGCAGGTGTTGCACCCCAGTCCTCATGAATCTTCAGTCCCATAGCTCCGGCCTTGACCTGCTCAATGAGAGGAGCTTCGTCTGAGCAGTTACCTTTTCCAAGGAAACCTAAGTTCATCGGGTATTCCTCGGCTGCCTTTAACATCATTTTTAAGTTCCATGGTCCAGGTGTACAGGTAGTCGCATTTGTACCGTCTGCAGGGCCTGTACCACCACCGATCATAGTAGTTACACCGCTGTATAATGCACAGTCGATCTGCTGCGGACTGATGAAATGGATATGGGTATCAATTCCACCTGCAGTTACGATCATTCCCTCTCCTGCAAGTGCTTCTGTAGATGCGCCCACTGTCATTCCAGGTGTGACGCCATCCATGATGTCCGGGTTTCCGGCTTTACCGATTCCTGCGATCTTGCCGTCTTTGATACCAATATCTGCCTTTACGATTCCTGTGGAGTCTACGATCAATGCATTAGTAATTACCAGATCCAGATCTCCGTCTTTACTGCAGGTTTTTACAGACTGTCCCATACCGTCGCGAATTGTCTTGCCGCCGCCGAACTTTACTTCGTCTCCATAGGTTGTATAATCTTTTTCTACCTCGATCACAAGGCTTGTATCTGCCAGACGTACCTTATCTCCTGTAGTCGGGCCATACATTGCCGCATATTTGCTTCCGGAAATTTTTGTACTCATTGTTGTCCCTCCTTACAGAAATCCTTTTAATTTCGCAGTTTCCATGGATGCTGCTTTTGTATCATCAGTTGCCTGGGCGCGGGTAAGGTCATTCAGTCCGAATACTCTCTGTCTGCCGCCCATTTCTGTAAGCTGAACCTCTTTTTCTTCACCCGGCTCAAATCTTACAGATGTTCCTGAAGGAATGTCCAGATGATATCCATAGGCTTTTTCCCTGTCAAAAGAAAGGCATTTATTTACTTCAAAGAAATGAAAATGAGAACCGACCTGAACCGGTCTGTCGCCTTTGTTTGCCACTGTTACTGTCACTGTTTTCTTGCCTTCATTAAGTGTGATCTCACGATCTGCGGCCATAATTTCACCGATCTTCATGCTCATTCTCCTCCTTACTGAATTGGATTATGTACTGTCACAAGCTTGGTTCCATCCGGAAATGTTGCCTCTACCTGAACTTCACCGATCATATCAGCAACACCGTCCATTACGTCATCCTTTGTAAGGATCTTGGTTCCAAGCTGCATCAGCTCTACTACTGTTTTACCATCTCTTGCAAGCTCCAGGAGTTCAGAACTGATATACGCAAGTGCCTCCACGTAATTCAGTTTCAGACCTCTTTCCTTTCTCTCTTTTGCAAGATTTCCTGCCATATGAAGCATTAATTTTTCCTGTTCTTTGGGATTCAGCCTCATGATATTCCTCCTCTCGAATTGTGCGGATTATAATATGTAAAAATCCTCGCAGTACACAAAAAAGAGCAGACAATGGGATTCTTTCTCAGACCCCATTGTCTGCTCTTTGTACGAAAATTTTTATATAGGGGATTATAACTTGTGTTTCTTTAATGGTCAAGATGTTTTTTGCGAATTTTTATTTCCAACATTCTGGCAGACTTTCGGATGCACCACAGGCATGTCGGAAAAATATAGCAGGTTGCTGTGATCCAGGCAGTCTGGTCTGCGAAGCAGATGGCTGTAAAGCCAAAAGTTCCTACAAATCCAAGACAGACAACTGTTCTGGCGATCATTTCTGTTACGCCGGAGAAAACGGCTCTACCAGAATATCCAAGTCCCTGAGTTACCATACGGGCGACATTGAGAATACCAAGACTCCAGTAGAAAAATCCCATACATCTGAGGTATTTGGCAGAGGCATCCAAAACTGCCACCGCACTCTTTCCAACAAACAGCATAGAAAGTGTACGCCCTGCAAAAATCAGTAAAATTCCCGCCGCAATACCATATCCTACTCCCACTGTAATACCACACCGCAATCCTTTCTTAATCCTGTCAGACTGTCCTGCTCCCAGATTTTGGCTGCAGAATACAGATGCAGATGTTGCGATAGCATCAAATGGACACATGGTAAACTGCTTAATCTTCATTGCTGCAGTAAAGGCTGATACATATGTACTTCCAAGCCCGTTATTGGCAGACTGCATAACCATACTTCCGATAGCTGTGATGGAGAACTGAAGTCCCGTAGGCATTCCCATTGCCAGAAGTTCCTTTACTGCATCCCTCTTTATTACCCTGTTTTCTTTCTTGAGCCACAGAAGTTTCATCTTGCGGATGATAAAAATAAGGCACAAGATTCCACTGATCGCCTGTGCGGAAATGGTTGCAATGGCAGCTCCGGCACATCCAAGTTTCAGCACTACGATACAGAATAAATCCAGAAAAATGTTCAGAACAGCAGATAACGCCAGAAATATAAACGGTGTCCTGCTGTCTCCCACTGACCGCAAAATACTGGACAGGTAGTTATATAAAATCGTAAAGGGAATCCCCAGGAAAATGATTAGCAGATAACTATATGCATTGTCATAAATGTCCTCTGGTACAGATAAAATATGCAGAATCTGAGGACATAAAACACTGCATAATGCTGTCAGGATCACTGCGATTCCTGCACATAATACAGCTCCATTAAAGATATAATCCCGCATTTTTTCTATTTTCTCTGCACCGAAATATTTAGCTACAGGAACACCAAAGCCTGTACAGCTTCCCATGCAGAATCCCAGTACCAGAAACTGAATACTGCTGCTGGCTCCTACACTTGCCAGTGCTTTTGCGCCAAGAATCTGGCCTACGATCGCAGCATCAATAATATTATAGGTCTGTTGCAGCAAATTTCCTAACAGTAAAGGAAACGCGAACTGTAACATCAGTTTCAGCGGATTGCCTTTTATCATAGATGTTGTCATTTCTATTTACCCCGTTTTCTATACTGTACGAAGCAGAAAAATTCTTAGCCTCTACTGTCTAATATGGTCAACAGCAAACAGAGACTTTTTCAGCACAGTCTTACTATATCATAGCAAAATCGTGATGAGTTTCAATAAAATATTTTGACATTTTTTTATACTATTTTATCTTTTATAATCGCAAACAGCCAAAAGGCAGATGAGATTATAGGAGGTCTCCACGTATTGCTGTTCTTCCATCTGGATGTCTGTCAGGAGTTTATGTATAAGAGTTCTAAATATGCTTTTTGCAAGATGTGCGTCACAATTTATGGGAAATTTTGTTCGAATAAGGGCGTCGTAGCGGGTTACGGAAACCAAATTCGGGCAAAATATATCGCAAAGTGGGGCGTGCAGATTATGGGAATGATTTTTCAAACACGCTCTAGCAATTATCTTATGGCTTCTATCATGACAAATTTTACAAAATTTTTCATAAAATATCCCAACATTTATACCATCATATTTTTTGTAAAATAAGATGTACCTGGCAAGAGACAGTCAAAACCAATTGTCTCTTGTCAGGTAATTATAGCAGTCCTGGTATAGAATTTTCCCAATATGCTACTCTGCTCAATGCCTTAAGACTTCTTATGCCATTCCATTCACTGTTTTATACTTATACAGCATCTCCGCATGATTCTGCTCCTCAATCTGGATATCTGCCAGCAGCTTGCGTACACCACTATCGCCAAAGGCAAATACATCATCATTGTATGTTCCTGACACTAGCTTCTCTGTACCAATACAGTCTGTTGCAAGAAACGCATCGTGTTGTTTATCTTCCGGTGAACTCATGGCTGTATAGACTGCTTTTGGCTGATAGTCTCTGCCTGATCTGTCATTACAGTTACATTCAGGCACACTTCCGGAAAGAATCATTGACAAAGACTCATAATGCTTCTGTTCTTCCTGCTGGATATTCCGGAAAAGATTTTTAAGCTCCGGGTCTCTGGCCTGTTCTGCGTATTTTCCATACTTTTCCACACAGCTTTTCTCTTGTGTCTGAAGATCTTCGATTACTGAACGTTCCTTTTCTTTTAAAATCATAGTCTGTTGTCTCCTTTTTTAAGAAATACTGTATTTTGTTACATGAAAATAGTATGGATAAAAAATGCTTTTTTATTCTCTGTATCATGACTTATGACAATTTCAGAGAATATTTTGTGTTACTGTTCACATGCCACTGTCCCGCGAGGTGTTTTGGCATGAATATGCCAAAATCCCGAGACATACAAGCCAAAATTCCATTGCCGCAGGCAATCTGGAATGAATTTTGGCTACGTTACTGTGAACGGAGTGAACAGTAACTATTTTGTTCCAACACCACTGTATCAGAGTGAATTTCTGTTTACTTTATGATATACTTATATGCACGATAAAACTTTTAAACTTAGGAAGATTTATAATGAAACGAATTGATTTTGAAAACGGAACTGTGACCAACAATATATTAAGCGCTGCGCTTCCCATGCTGGTAGCGCAGATATTGAATCTTTTATACAACATTGTGGACCGTATCTATATCGCCAGGATCCATGATATAGGAACAACTGCACTTGG carries:
- the ureC gene encoding urease subunit alpha, which translates into the protein MSTKISGSKYAAMYGPTTGDKVRLADTSLVIEVEKDYTTYGDEVKFGGGKTIRDGMGQSVKTCSKDGDLDLVITNALIVDSTGIVKADIGIKDGKIAGIGKAGNPDIMDGVTPGMTVGASTEALAGEGMIVTAGGIDTHIHFISPQQIDCALYSGVTTMIGGGTGPADGTNATTCTPGPWNLKMMLKAAEEYPMNLGFLGKGNCSDEAPLIEQVKAGAMGLKIHEDWGATPAVINHCLNVADEYDVQVAIHTDTLNEGGCVEDTLAAIGGRTIHTYHTEGAGGGHAPDIIRAAAAPNVLPSSTNPTMPYTVNTLDEHLDMLMVCHHLDKRIPEDVAFADSRIRPETIAAEDVLHDMGIFSMMSSDSQAMGRVGEVITRTWQTASKMKDERGALPEDAEHDNDNFRVKRYISKYTINPAITHGISQYVGSVEEGKFADLVLWNPVFFGAKPDIIIKGGMIIASKMGDANASIPTTQPVLYQPMFAAHGKAKNEACLTFVSQAAMDENVKEKYGLEKTVVPVKGCRNISKKDMVFNDRTPELTVDPETYKVTVDGEEITSKPAEKLPLTQLYSLF
- the ureB gene encoding urease subunit beta; its protein translation is MKIGEIMAADREITLNEGKKTVTVTVANKGDRPVQVGSHFHFFEVNKCLSFDREKAYGYHLDIPSGTSVRFEPGEEKEVQLTEMGGRQRVFGLNDLTRAQATDDTKAASMETAKLKGFL
- the ureA gene encoding urease subunit gamma; translation: MRLNPKEQEKLMLHMAGNLAKERKERGLKLNYVEALAYISSELLELARDGKTVVELMQLGTKILTKDDVMDGVADMIGEVQVEATFPDGTKLVTVHNPIQ
- a CDS encoding MATE family efflux transporter, which codes for MTTSMIKGNPLKLMLQFAFPLLLGNLLQQTYNIIDAAIVGQILGAKALASVGASSSIQFLVLGFCMGSCTGFGVPVAKYFGAEKIEKMRDYIFNGAVLCAGIAVILTALCSVLCPQILHILSVPEDIYDNAYSYLLIIFLGIPFTILYNYLSSILRSVGDSRTPFIFLALSAVLNIFLDLFCIVVLKLGCAGAAIATISAQAISGILCLIFIIRKMKLLWLKKENRVIKRDAVKELLAMGMPTGLQFSITAIGSMVMQSANNGLGSTYVSAFTAAMKIKQFTMCPFDAIATSASVFCSQNLGAGQSDRIKKGLRCGITVGVGYGIAAGILLIFAGRTLSMLFVGKSAVAVLDASAKYLRCMGFFYWSLGILNVARMVTQGLGYSGRAVFSGVTEMIARTVVCLGFVGTFGFTAICFADQTAWITATCYIFPTCLWCIRKSARMLEIKIRKKHLDH
- a CDS encoding DUF6783 domain-containing protein, with amino-acid sequence MVSVTRYDALIRTKFPINCDAHLAKSIFRTLIHKLLTDIQMEEQQYVETSYNLICLLAVCDYKR
- a CDS encoding DUF6783 domain-containing protein, encoding MCVTIYGKFCSNKGVVAGYGNQIRAKYIAKWGVQIMGMIFQTRSSNYLMASIMTNFTKFFIKYPNIYTIIFFVK
- a CDS encoding ferritin-like domain-containing protein, whose translation is MILKEKERSVIEDLQTQEKSCVEKYGKYAEQARDPELKNLFRNIQQEEQKHYESLSMILSGSVPECNCNDRSGRDYQPKAVYTAMSSPEDKQHDAFLATDCIGTEKLVSGTYNDDVFAFGDSGVRKLLADIQIEEQNHAEMLYKYKTVNGMA